A region of Toxorhynchites rutilus septentrionalis strain SRP chromosome 1, ASM2978413v1, whole genome shotgun sequence DNA encodes the following proteins:
- the LOC129762271 gene encoding uncharacterized protein LOC129762271, with protein sequence MNTCTIKKTGILCPESVVSTLQEIYKNHFSRNKLFKVVLTKSILQDVLTNEDQNRIIEETHQRAHRGADENYAKFKICWFLFISLLGITNSSQLHIQNLYENPLLITSEKLCRVQTGNIKIIHPIDMYEIEQTVNLLTSLSYTKFEEKNPLTNIIKYRIKKLYTNFYHIKPQNHSRQKRWDSLGYGWKWIAGSPDAQDLRIINSTMNDLIEQNNQQYQVNVQINERIKSLTNAVNQITSNLHTVKIILDELKVITIILNIDIINTLLEDIQEAIILSKTSAINGRMLSIHEISVIRTLLQNQGIEIQLPDEALQFVTPKIVVTKRCCYTS encoded by the exons atgaatacaTGCACCATAAAAAAAACAGGTATATTGTGTCCCGAAAGTGTTGTTAGTACCTTACAAGAGatatataaaaatcatttttcacgtAATAAACTTTTCAAAGTTGTATTAACTAAATCTATTCTACAGGACGTGCTAACTAACGAGGATCAAAACAGGATCATAGAAGAGACACATCAGAGAGCACATCGAGGGGCAGATGAGAACTATGCG aaattcaaaatatGTTGGTTCTTGTTCATCAGCCTATTGGGTATAACAAATTCATCCCAATTACACATACAAAATCTGTACGAAAATCCCCTATTGATAACCAGCGAGAAATTGTGTAGGGTGCAGACAGGGAATATTAAGATCATCCATCCGATTGATATGTATGAAATAGAACAAACTGTTAATTTATTAACAAGCTTATCTTACACaaagtttgaagaaaaaaatccattaacaaacattataaaatataggataaaaaaattgtacacaAATTTCTATCACATCAAACCGCAGAATCATAGTAGACAGAAACGATGGGACAGCTTAGGATATGGGTGGAAGTGGATCGCAGGATCACCGGACGCTCAGGATTTGCGAATAATTAACTCAACAATGAACGACCTTATTGAACAAAACAACCAGCAATATCAAGTTAACGTCCAGATCAATGAACGAATCAAATCACTAACGAATGCAGTAAATCAAATTACATCTAATCTACACACAGTAAAGATCATTTTGGATGAATTGAAGGTGATCACTATTATTTTGAACATCGACATAATAAACACCCTGTTGGAAGACATTCAAGAAGcaattattttatcaaaaacatcAGCGATTAACGGACGAATGCTCTCTATCCATGAAATATCCGTGATAAGAACCCTGCTCCAAAATCAAGGCATAGAAATACAGTTACCTGACGAAGCTCTTCAATTTGTAACACCCAAGATAGTCGTTACAAAGAGATGCTGTTATACATCTTGA